Part of the Planctomyces sp. SH-PL62 genome, CTCTCAAGATCGACGGAGTCCGGGAGGAGGCCTACGACCTGCTGCTTCGGGGCGGCCTCGGGGCCTCGGCGGGCGTCGGCAAGGCCGTCGTGCGCCGCGTCCCGAGCCGGGAGGTGAAGTATTACGTCGAGCGCCTGCTGATGGGCTATCTCAGCGACCGTCGGGACGGAGAGCCGATTCAGGCGTTCTTCTCCAGGTGGTCCGACGAGGAGCTCGCGGCCCTGGCCCGGGGGGACTCGCTGGCGATGAACTGGAACTTGTGACCGGGCCCCGACAAAGGCGCCCGCCCGACCCCGGGCGGGCCGCGGCCCCTTGAAGATCGAAGATCGCGGAGACGACGGCCTGATGAGCGGTTCAGCGGAGACGGAAGGGGATCAAGGATTCGTCATCGACGACTTCGAGGCCGGCGAGTTGGCCGTCGAGTTCGACGACAAGGAGCCGGAGGACCTGCTGGAGTGGGCCTTCGAGTGGTTCCACCCGAGGCTGGCGATCGTCACCAGCTTCCAGATCGACACGCTCGTGCTGCTCGACATGGCCTGGCAGATCAACCGCGACGTCCGGGTGATCACCGTCGACACCGGCCGCCTGCCCCAGGAGACCCACGACCTGATCGACCAGGTCCGCGCGAAGTACGAGATCGACGTCGAGGTGCGCTATCCCGAGACCATCCACGTCGAGGCGATGGTCCGGCGCAATGGCATGAACCTCTTCCGCGAGAGCGTGCCGAAGCGACTGCTCTGCTGCCACGTCCGCAAGGTCCTGCCACTGCAGCGGGCGCTCGAGGGCCTCGACGCCT contains:
- a CDS encoding phosphoadenylyl-sulfate reductase translates to MSGSAETEGDQGFVIDDFEAGELAVEFDDKEPEDLLEWAFEWFHPRLAIVTSFQIDTLVLLDMAWQINRDVRVITVDTGRLPQETHDLIDQVRAKYEIDVEVRYPETIHVEAMVRRNGMNLFRESVPKRLLCCHVRKVLPLQRALEGLDAWITGLRRDQWATRSNIRKIDLDHDHGGIVKLNPLADWTHDDVWEYARKYDVPCHPLYDRGYTSVGCIPCTRPIQPGEDSRAGRWWWETNAPKECGMHCPIESGGFEHEVHAILGEQAELRNLGK